The Styela clava chromosome 11, kaStyClav1.hap1.2, whole genome shotgun sequence genome includes the window ACTTACCTCATGAATGAAAGTTGACATAATTGCGATGGCTGGAGGTGCCGTAACTTGCGTATACAGGTCACGGGACGAATAGAATTCAGTAGGCTACTGAGATTTAGCACCGTATTAATAGTGTCATTTTTAGATTGTATTTACAAGTCTATTATCAGTAACCGAACGGAAGTTTGTGCTTTCTATACCAGGGacgggcaaggtttttggaccaggggtcaaaaattttgcccactcagactggcgggccatgtaagtgtaacgTATATATTTTCAgcgttacaaaagcaaaagtgtaTAAGCCTCGTGCCGAAACTGAATATAAGCTTTCCGCCAGAACTAAATttgatcgcaatctcaacaaattccttgggTCATTTTTAGctcaaacatcaaaattaggttttagtttggttgtggcagcatcaagcgggccagattgagccaacgggccggatttggccagGGGGCTGTAGTTTGCGCATGTCTGCTCTAAACTGTCCACTTGGACTCTAGTCAAACagaacaaatgtaaaaaaaatgaataaaagaaaGTAGAAATTCCGGTGAAGCGTTATTTTCGGAGTTGGTAATATACCCAACTAACAGTTTGGCATCATGAGCAGCCTTTTCTAGTTTGACATATATTACATTAATTATGTTATGTTCTATATGGCCTTAAAACTGATTTTTATAAGTCAGAATATTCGCATTTTTCAGTTCTAATAACATTTTTCATTTCTATTTAAAGTTTTCTTGCTTTGAAGTAAATATATTCACATTCATCTAAATGGATGTGGGAGCGGCTGCTGCGGCTGCAACAACGCCTAGGCCTACTTTCAATGTGACGTTTTTTGCAAGTCCAGCTGGATGGTTTAAAATAGCAGAAATAATACTCGGCCTTCTGGTGTTCGCGCTTCTTGCACCCAATGGCTATTACAGACAAATTCCTGGACTTGAGTTTGTTATGTTCGTTGCTGTTTTCGTGTGGATTTTAACAATgtaagttttttgttttgttgatttaaaaaaaatatctcacAAATCAGAGTGGTGAACCGAAACGATTTTAGGTCTGGTTCAGACTTGAGTTTGTATAGCAGaatgaaaatttacataaaatatattcctCAATTTTTAGAACATATATAGACATCAGACGCCATTCGATTGCCTTTGTCATTTTCACGCCCTGCAGCGTAAATTCcattttagaataatatttCATTGGGCAAATGTAGTTCCAGGTCCCattgcatttgaacccacgtacatttgaacccacgacaattgctcctgcatactattgcacctatggaaatttgcacctacggatattcgaacccatactaaccctaacccacgaattttagcacccgcatatatattgaacccgcggatatacgtgtgcaaatgtatgggttcaaatgtacgtgggttcaaatttgcTGTCACCGTAGTTTCATATTGAATGAAACTATTTCACGTTACATCCAATGTCTTTTATCCTTCATAAAACGTGcctgaataaaacacttgaacATACCTAATCAAATAATATCCATATTATATCACGTAATTGACATTGGGTACAACAACCGGTTTtcgataatttttattattacgcTTATATCAggaataaaatttcatattttgatgTTAAAGATAAGAAGACAGGCAGTGGGCCGAGAATGCAATTTCACTGATCAGTTGATTTATCTCCCATGCATGAGTATGCGGCAAGTGGAAGACATTGTAATCATTGTGATGAAGTGGCCAACAAACATCTAACTGACGACCACCCCTTTTCTAGATTATAGCTTAAATTGTCCGTGCACGAGTGCTGTGGTGGTACGCGTGTCACAGGCGCTATTACAAAGCGCAAACtaatatcatttatatttaaatgcGTTTATTTTCAGAGTCCTCACTGTTATTTACATGTTTTCTCTTCATTCCACTGTTATATCTGGCGCACCATGGGATGTCATTGAATTCGCATTCAATGTATTTTGCACTCTCTTATATTTCATTGGAGCAATCGTAGAAGCCGCATTCGTTGGATCGTATTCGGTTTGGGTGGCATCAACTGTTTTTGCTTGGTTTCTTCTCATTGTTTATGGATGTCATACTCTCTATGCTTATCGGGTTTGGAAAGGTGAACTGGCATGCTTGGGTGGTAGTAATGCAGGAAATGACGTCAACACATGATgtgaaaatatacacaaaacaGATGAAAACTGTTTTCTACCATAAAACTTGATTATATATTTATGGGAGAAATAggtgtgaaaaaaaattacaacagATGCAATCTTGTTTTTATATCTGCTATAATACACCTATACGAACATAGCATCTTTGACATAGAATCAACGACGTAAAatgtaagtaatatatattttaaaaatttgtcatGGTTTTCAACAAATATGTCAAAAATATTATCACTTATCTAATTATTTGTAATTTgactttgtttatagtttagaTAATGTCGTTAACTGTGATTCAATTTTGTA containing:
- the LOC120347815 gene encoding CKLF-like MARVEL transmembrane domain-containing protein 8, encoding MDVGAAAAAATTPRPTFNVTFFASPAGWFKIAEIILGLLVFALLAPNGYYRQIPGLEFVMFVAVFVWILTIVLTVIYMFSLHSTVISGAPWDVIEFAFNVFCTLLYFIGAIVEAAFVGSYSVWVASTVFAWFLLIVYGCHTLYAYRVWKGELACLGGSNAGNDVNT